The Ammospiza nelsoni isolate bAmmNel1 chromosome 10, bAmmNel1.pri, whole genome shotgun sequence genome includes a region encoding these proteins:
- the KY gene encoding kyphoscoliosis peptidase has translation MGTMDFKTDASAVTINLLLIVRPEEAASKEKGQREGQTEGGRGAGSKGDGNGNSRSQAPQGTGLNGRRGPTDPCEQTPPITAGPDKGTQVTVEIHHEDTTPQLIKRLSLGKGSQRLRGHDNKGFQKTEAPRPPGAKDLHAYPWDKSSLKSMPVDLQQLEKLDAYALKVNVTNSVEELVKALLKQARTDLEKVRAIWMWICHHIEYDVVGYHNKSQLSSKPRDVLQMGKSICEGYAELFEHMCSLAGIQCKKLSGHAKGHGYKTGQTFTGDSDHAWNAVYLEGRWHLLDSTWGSGSVDDSFTKFTYRYNEFYFLTHPALFINNHFPDNSNWQLLKPTLTLKEFENNMLHNSNFYTLGLLAARPDTPIIRTVNGKASVSVDCRSGTLFMFKLKGTDEHGLMTLKKHGMELDIYPQKTGSHKLEIFAKPSKAEAADDVYKCVLEYVVECESVDKAMRFPKELHQPVGPSWFSEHQGFLRPSHSQPILHTNDGRCSLTFTLSKDISVLTSLHADGSSSLSEDMGRRHVLQIHRRNQIELKVHLPHAGNFVLKIYSKKKSDPGNYDYIFNYLIRCLNTEVKWPAFPQSYSKWLQDYEILEPLSGLLPANRNVQFKLKMHGIAKVLVQAENTYPLSQNKGCWEGTCNTSGCREVFVMVHENANHSFYSQVLKYEVETQ, from the exons ATGGGTACCATGGACTTTAAGACAGATGCCAGTGCAGTCACCATCAATCTGCTGCTTATTGTGCGCCCCGAGGAGGCGGCGAGCAAGGAGAAAGGGCAGCGAGAGGGGCAGACGGAAGGCGGCCGAGGCGCAG GTTCCAAGGGTGATGGCAATGGAAACAGCAGATCACAGGCAcctcagggcacaggcctgAACG GCCGGCGTGGCCCCACAGATCCCTGTGAGCAGACACCACCCATCACTGCAGGCCCTGACAAAG GAACCCAAGTGACAGTAGAGATTCACCATGAGGACACCACCCCCCAGCTCATCAAGAGACTCTCCCTGGGAAAAG GTTCCCAGAGGCTGAGAGGACACGACAACAAAG GTTTCCAGAAGACTGAGGCCCCACGGCCACCAGGAGCAAAGGACCTCCATG CATATCCATGGGACAAATCCTCTTTGAAATCCATGCCAGTAGATCTGCAGCAATTAGAGAAGCTGGATGCCTACGCATTAAAA GTGAACGTCACAAACAGTGTGGAGGAACTGGTCAAAGCCCTGCTGAAGCAAGCCAGGACTGACCTGGAGAAGGTTCGAGCCATATGGATGTGGATTTGCCATCACATAG AATACGACGTCGTGGGCTACCACAACAAAAGCCAGCTGTCCAGCAAGCCCAGAGACGTGCTTCAGATGGGCAAGAGCATTTGTGAGGGCTATGCTGAGCTCTTTGAACATATGTGCAG TCTTGCAGGGATTCAGTGCAAGAAGCTCTCAGGACATGCCAAGGGACACGGGTACAAGACAGGGCAGACCTTCACAGGGGACTCTGACCATGCCTGGAATGCTGTCTACCTTGAGGGAAGGTGGCATTTACTGGACAGCACCTGGGGGAGCGGCTCTGTGGATGATTCCTTCACCAAGTTCACCTACAG GTACAATGAGTTTTACTTTCTGACTCACCCAGCCCTGTTCATTAACAATCACTTCCCAGATAACAGTAACTGGCAGCTCCTTAAGCCCACTCTGACGCTGAAGGAGTTTGAGAACAACATGCTGCACAACAGCAACTTCTACACGCTGGGGCTGCTGGCCGCGCGCCCGGACACCCCGATCATCCGAACAG TAAATGGAAAAGCCTCTGTGTCCGTGGACTGCCGTTCTGGCACGTTATTTATGTTTAAGCTGAAGGGAACAGATGAACACGGTTTGATGACTTTGAAAAAACACGGAATGGAGCTGGATATCTACCCACAGAAGACAGGGAGCCACAAGCTGGAGATCTTTGCCAAGCCCTCCAAGGCTGAGGCTGCGGATGACGTCTACAAGTGCGTGCTGGAGTACGTGGTGGAGTGCGAGTCCGTGGACAAGGCCATGCGCTTCCCCAAGGAGCTGCACCAGCCCGTGGGGCCCAGCTGGTTCTCCGAGCACCAGGGCTTCCTGCGGCCGTCCCACAGCCAGCCCATCCTGCACACCAACGACGGGCGCTGCTCCCTCACCTTCACCCTGAGCAAGGACATCAGTGTGCTGACCTCGCTGCACGCCgacggcagcagcagcctcagcgAGGACATGGGCAGGCGGCACGTGCTGCAGATCCACCGCAGGAACCAGATCGAGCTCAAGGTCCATCTCCCGCACGCAGGCAACTTCGTGCTAAAAATCTACTCCAAGAAGAAGTCGGACCCTGGTAATTATGATTACATCTTCAACTACCTCATCAGGTGCCTGAACACGGAGGTGAAGTGGCCAGCCTTCCCCCAGAGCTACAGCAAGTGGCTGCAAGACTACGAGATCCTGGAGCCGCTCTCGGGGCTGCTGCCGGCCAACCGCAATGTGCAGTTCAAACTCAAAATGCACGGCATTGCCAAGGTGCTGGTCCAGGCTGAGAACACCTACCCCCTCAGCCAGAACAAGGGCTGCTGGGAGGGAACCTGCAACACCTCGGGGTGCAGAGAGGTCTTTGTGATGGTGCACGAGAACGCCAACCACAGCTTCTACTCGCAAGTCCTCAAGTACGAAGTTGAGACCCAGTAA